Within Micromonospora parathelypteridis, the genomic segment CGGGGCCACGATCGATGTACTGCCCCCGTTCGCGGGCGGCTGAGGGAGACGCACATGTTGGCGGTTCTGGGGTTCGTGGCCGTCCTGGCGCTGACCACCGGCCTCATCCACCTCTACCTGTGGAAGCGGCTCGTTCGGGACACCACCACCCCGGGCCGTTGGCGGCGGATCGGCGGGATCGCCGCTCTGGTGCTGGCGCTGCTCGTGCCGGTCACCCTCGCCGGGGCGCAGGCCGGGCTCTACTGGCTCGCCTGGCCGGGCTACCTGTGGCTCGCGGTGATGTTCTACCTGCTTGTCGTGCTGGTCGTGCTCGAAGTGCCGATGCTGGTCACCCGGCTGGTGCTGCGCCGCCGGCTGACCGCCGTCGAGCCGACCACCGCCGCGCCCGAACCGGTGCTGGTCGGCGCCGCCGGCCCGCCCGAGCCGCCGGCCGCCGGCGCCGTCGCGGCCCCGGATCACGACCCGGCCCGCCGGCTGCTGCTGGCCCGGGGTGCGGCCATCTTCGCCGGCCTCACCGCCACCGGCATCACGGGGTACGGCGTGCGCACCGCGCTCGGCCCGCCACGCCTCGACCGGGTGCAGATCCCGCTCGCCAAGCTCCCGCGCAGCATGGACGGCCTGCGCATCGCGACCGTCTCCGACATCCACCTCGGGCCGTTGCGCGGCCGGGCACACACCGAGCGGATCGTCGCCGCGATCAACCGGCTCGACGCGGACCTGGTCGCGGTCGTCGGTGACCTGGTCGACGGTTCGGTCGCCGAACTCGGCTCGGCCGCGGCGCCGCTGCGCGACCTGCGCTCCCGGTACGGCAGCTTCTTCGTCACGGGCAACCACGAGTACTACTCCGGCGTGGAGGAGTGGGTCCAGGAGGTCGACCGGCTCGGCCTGCGGGTGTTGCAGAACCGGCGGCAGGAGATCCAGGCCCGGGGCGGCGTGCTCGACCTGGCCGGCGTGAACGACCTGGACGCCACCGGAGACACCGGTCTCGCCGCCGGGCCGGACTTCGCCGCCGCGCTCGGTGACCGCGACCCGAGCCGTCCCGTCGTGCTGCTCGCCCACCAGCCGTTGGCAGCGGTGGAGGCCGCGAGATACGGCGTGGACCTGCAACTGTCCGGGCACACCCACGGTGGGCAGATGGTGCCGTTCAACCTGGCCGTCCGGCTGCAGCAGCCGGTGGTCAGTGGCCTCGGCGAGGTCGACGGCACCAAGGTCTACGTGACCAACGGTGCCGGCTTCTGGGGGCCGCCGGTCCGGGTCGGGGCGGAGCCGCAGATCAGTCTGGTCGAGTTGCGCTCGGCATAGCGGACGTCACGTCCGCGCGTGGCGGCGGGCGGGCGGCGCGGCGGGCGTGACAGGATGCGGCGTGCCCCCGTTCAGCGCCGTACCCCCCGGTGGCCTCCCGCCATTCGTCGCGGACCTGCACATCCACTCGAAATACTCGCGCGCGTGCAGCCGCGACCTCACTCTGCCGAACCTCGCGTGGTGGGCCCGTCGTAAGGGCATCGGTCTGCTCGGCACCGGCGACTTCACGCACCCCGCCTGGTACGACCACCTGCGGGAGACCCTGCGCCCGGCCGAGCCGGGGCTGTACCGGCTCGACGCCGAGGCGGAGCGGGACATCGCCCGCCGGCTGCCGCCGCGACTCGCCGGGACGGCGGACGCGGACCCGGTCCGGTTCATGTTGAGCGTGGAGATCTCCACCATCTACAAGCGGGACGACCGGACCCGCAAGGTGCACCACCTGATCTACCTGCCGGATCTCGACGCGGTGGCCCGGTTCAACGCCGCCCTCGGCCGGATCGGCAATCTCGGTTCGGACGGCCGGCCGATCCTCGGTCTGGACTCCCGCGACCTGCTGGAGATCACCCTGGAGGCCAGCCCGGACGGTTACCTGGTGCCGGCTCACATCTGGACGCCGTGGTTCTCCGCGCTGGGCTCGAAATCCGGCTTCGACGCGATCGCGGACTGCTACGCCGATCTGGCCGAACACATCTTCGCCGTGGAGACCGGTCTCTCGTCCGACCCGGCGATGAACTGGCGGGTCGGCAGCCTGGACGGCTATCAACTGGTGTCCAACTCGGACGCGCACTCGCCGCCGGCCCTGGGCCGGGAGGCGACCGTGCTGACCACCGATCGGGACTACTTCGCCGTCCGGGAGGCGCTGCGGACCGGTGACGGCCTGGCCGGCACCATCGAGTTCTTCCCGGAGGAGGGCAAGTACCACGCGGACGGGCACCGGCTCTGCGGGGTCAACTGGTCCCCGGAGCGGACCCGGGCCGCCGAGGGTCGCTGCCCCGAGTGCGGAAAGCCGCTCACCGTGGGCGTCCTCAGCCGGATCGAGGAACTGGCCGACCGCCCGGCGGGGCACCGACCTGCAGACGCCCGAGACGTCACCCACCTCGTCCCGCTGGCCGAGGTCCTCGGTGAGATCAACAAGGTGGGCGCCCGGTCGAAGAAGGTCGAGGGGCGACTCAACGAGCTGCTCGCCGCGCTCGGCCCTGAGCTGGAGATCCTGACCACGACGCCGTTGACCGACATCGCACAGGCCGGCGGTGAGCTGCTCGCGGAGGGCATCGGGCGACTACGACGAGGCGAGGTGCGCCGGGTGCCGGGCTACGACGGCGAGTACGGGGTGATCACGCTCTTCGACCCGGCGGAGTTGGGCGCCAACTCCGGTGCGGCACAGGAGACGCTGTTCGACGTACCGGTGCCGGCGCAGCGCCGCCCCGTGGAGCCGCCGGCCCGCTCGACGGCCAAGCGCCCGGCGGCGGCGAAGGCCGAGCCGAAGCGGAAGCCGGCCCCGGCTCCCGCACCGCCGATCGCGTCGCCGCCGTCCCCCCACGAGCCGTTCGAGCCGATGCTCTCCGGGATGGAGGAGGTCGGTACCGGCCTGCTGGACCGGCTGGACGCGATGCAACGAGTGGCCGCGTCCGCGCCCGGTGGCCCGCTGCTCATCGTGGCCGGCCCGGGCACCGGCAAGACCAGGACGCTCACCCACCGGATCGCGTACCTCTGCGCGGAGCTGAACGTCTTTCCCGAGCACTGCCTCGCGATCACGTTCACCCGCCGGGCCGCCGAGGAGCTGCGACACCGCCTCGACGGCCTGCTCGGACCGGTCGCCGAGGACGTCACCGTGGGCACTTTCCACGCGCTGGGGTTGACCATCCTGCGGGAGAACGCCGACGCGGCGGGTCTGCCGGCTAATTTCCGCATCGCCGACGACGCCGAACGGGCGGCGGCCCGCTCCGAGGCGGGCGACGACATCGCCGGCTATGCGGCGCTGCTGCGCAAGCAGGACCTGGTCGACCTGGACGAGCTGGTCACCCTGCCGGTGGAGTTGCTGCGGGCCGACCGCAAGCTGGTCGAGCAGTACCGGGACCGCTGGCGGTGGATCTTCGTCGACGAGTACCAGGACGTCGACGCGACGCAGTACGAGCTGCTGCGGCTGCTCAGCCCGGCGGACGGCAACCTGTGCGCGATCGGCGACCCGGACCAGGCGATCTACTCGTTCCGGGGTGCCGACGTCGGCTACTTCCTGCGCTTCTCCGAGGACTTCACGGACGCGCGGTTGGTCCGGCTCAACCGCAACTACCGCTCGTCGGCGCCGATCCTGGCCGCCGCCGTGCAGGCCATCGCACCGTCCTCGCTGGTTCGTGGCCGGCGGCTGGATCCGGCCCGGCTCGACCCGGAGGCCCCGCTGGTGGGGCGCTATCCGGCGGCGTCCGTCGCCGAGGAGGCCGACTTCGTGGTCCGTACCGTCGACGAGCTGGTCGGCGGACTGTCCCACCGTTCGCTGGACTCGGGCCGTATCGACGGCCGGTCGACGTCCCTGTCGTTCTCCGACATCGCCGTGTTGTACCGCACCGACGCGCAGGCCGCGCCGGTGGTGGACGCCCTGGCCCGGGCCAACATTCCGGTGCAGAAGCGTTCACACGACCGGCTGCGGGATCGGCCCGGGGTGGCGGCCATCGCCCGCGAGTTGCGACACGCCGACGGGTTGGCCGGTTCGCTGGCCGCCCGGGTGCGGCTGGCCGGCCAGGTGGTCGCGGAGCGGTTCGCCGTGCCCACCCTGGACGGCACCGGCACGGTACGCCCCGAGGCCGTCCGTTCGGCCGTGGACCTGCTGACCCCGCTGGCCCGACGCTGCGGCGACGACCTGGAGGCGTTCCTGTCGCAACTGGCCACCGGCGCGGAGGTGGATGCGCTCGACCCGCGTGCGGAGGCGGTCACGCTGCTCACCCTGCACGCCGCGAAGGGCCTGGAGTTCCCGGTGGTCTTCCTGGTCGGTGTCGAGGACGGCCTGCTGCCGTTGCGCTGGCCGGGCTCGACGCCCGACGAGGACGCGGTCGCCGAGGAGCGCCGGCTCTTCTTCGTCGGCCTGACCCGGGCCCAGGACCGGCTGTACGTCAGTCACGCCGCCCGCCGCACCCGACATGGCGCGGAGCGCGACTGTGCTCCGTCGCCGTTCCTCGGCGT encodes:
- a CDS encoding metallophosphoesterase, which produces MLAVLGFVAVLALTTGLIHLYLWKRLVRDTTTPGRWRRIGGIAALVLALLVPVTLAGAQAGLYWLAWPGYLWLAVMFYLLVVLVVLEVPMLVTRLVLRRRLTAVEPTTAAPEPVLVGAAGPPEPPAAGAVAAPDHDPARRLLLARGAAIFAGLTATGITGYGVRTALGPPRLDRVQIPLAKLPRSMDGLRIATVSDIHLGPLRGRAHTERIVAAINRLDADLVAVVGDLVDGSVAELGSAAAPLRDLRSRYGSFFVTGNHEYYSGVEEWVQEVDRLGLRVLQNRRQEIQARGGVLDLAGVNDLDATGDTGLAAGPDFAAALGDRDPSRPVVLLAHQPLAAVEAARYGVDLQLSGHTHGGQMVPFNLAVRLQQPVVSGLGEVDGTKVYVTNGAGFWGPPVRVGAEPQISLVELRSA
- a CDS encoding UvrD-helicase domain-containing protein — protein: MPPFSAVPPGGLPPFVADLHIHSKYSRACSRDLTLPNLAWWARRKGIGLLGTGDFTHPAWYDHLRETLRPAEPGLYRLDAEAERDIARRLPPRLAGTADADPVRFMLSVEISTIYKRDDRTRKVHHLIYLPDLDAVARFNAALGRIGNLGSDGRPILGLDSRDLLEITLEASPDGYLVPAHIWTPWFSALGSKSGFDAIADCYADLAEHIFAVETGLSSDPAMNWRVGSLDGYQLVSNSDAHSPPALGREATVLTTDRDYFAVREALRTGDGLAGTIEFFPEEGKYHADGHRLCGVNWSPERTRAAEGRCPECGKPLTVGVLSRIEELADRPAGHRPADARDVTHLVPLAEVLGEINKVGARSKKVEGRLNELLAALGPELEILTTTPLTDIAQAGGELLAEGIGRLRRGEVRRVPGYDGEYGVITLFDPAELGANSGAAQETLFDVPVPAQRRPVEPPARSTAKRPAAAKAEPKRKPAPAPAPPIASPPSPHEPFEPMLSGMEEVGTGLLDRLDAMQRVAASAPGGPLLIVAGPGTGKTRTLTHRIAYLCAELNVFPEHCLAITFTRRAAEELRHRLDGLLGPVAEDVTVGTFHALGLTILRENADAAGLPANFRIADDAERAAARSEAGDDIAGYAALLRKQDLVDLDELVTLPVELLRADRKLVEQYRDRWRWIFVDEYQDVDATQYELLRLLSPADGNLCAIGDPDQAIYSFRGADVGYFLRFSEDFTDARLVRLNRNYRSSAPILAAAVQAIAPSSLVRGRRLDPARLDPEAPLVGRYPAASVAEEADFVVRTVDELVGGLSHRSLDSGRIDGRSTSLSFSDIAVLYRTDAQAAPVVDALARANIPVQKRSHDRLRDRPGVAAIARELRHADGLAGSLAARVRLAGQVVAERFAVPTLDGTGTVRPEAVRSAVDLLTPLARRCGDDLEAFLSQLATGAEVDALDPRAEAVTLLTLHAAKGLEFPVVFLVGVEDGLLPLRWPGSTPDEDAVAEERRLFFVGLTRAQDRLYVSHAARRTRHGAERDCAPSPFLGVIDPGLFERFGETEPRRPKDRQLRLI